A section of the Mesobacillus jeotgali genome encodes:
- a CDS encoding cytochrome ubiquinol oxidase subunit I, whose amino-acid sequence MDEILIARSLFGTTMGFHIINATIGVGLPLMILAAELLYQKTNDRDYAVMAKRWTKAFAVTLGVGIPTGTIAGVQLSLLWPGFMEVIGRVMALPFQIEIYAFFVEALFMSIYVYAADRIAPWMRIASLTLVALGALASAVLITNVHAFQGTPAGFRVENGELVDIDPWAAFFNPSFVVTAGHVVVTAYMTGAFIIATVAAYKMLKSDFGSRLYKFHQKALMASLIIGGIFSILTAANGHSAAQYLHEYQPEKLAGAEGLFETQKYAPLAIGGFTDRETESVKWGIEIPWALSFLAGNSFDTEVKGLNDFPEEHWPPLFIHTLFNAMVGVGMLLITLSLIAFVWNKILKKDRFPKFLMWLFVATGPLAMLGIEFGWIFACTGRQPWVIYRVLTTADAATTATNLGILFILFAAVYVLLGVMEIIVLRYYFRKNTVLDDLNRAQQKEFPLFDSNT is encoded by the coding sequence ATGGACGAAATATTAATTGCCCGTTCACTGTTCGGGACAACCATGGGGTTTCATATTATCAATGCAACGATTGGGGTTGGGCTGCCGCTAATGATTCTTGCAGCAGAACTGCTCTACCAGAAAACAAATGACAGGGACTATGCCGTAATGGCGAAAAGGTGGACTAAGGCATTTGCCGTTACCCTGGGAGTCGGCATCCCGACTGGCACAATTGCAGGAGTCCAGCTATCCCTCCTATGGCCAGGGTTCATGGAGGTCATCGGGCGAGTCATGGCCCTGCCTTTTCAGATTGAAATTTATGCTTTTTTCGTGGAAGCTTTGTTCATGTCGATTTATGTGTACGCAGCAGATCGAATCGCACCCTGGATGAGAATAGCCAGTCTGACGCTGGTTGCTCTTGGGGCACTTGCCTCTGCTGTCCTGATCACAAATGTCCATGCATTCCAGGGTACACCAGCTGGCTTTCGAGTAGAAAATGGCGAGCTCGTTGATATCGATCCATGGGCTGCCTTCTTTAATCCAAGTTTCGTTGTTACTGCTGGACATGTTGTCGTCACAGCTTATATGACCGGGGCATTTATTATCGCTACTGTTGCTGCCTATAAAATGCTAAAAAGTGACTTTGGCTCAAGGCTGTATAAATTTCATCAAAAAGCTTTGATGGCCAGTTTAATCATTGGCGGTATCTTCTCCATTCTGACTGCAGCCAATGGACATTCAGCTGCACAATACCTTCATGAATACCAGCCTGAAAAACTGGCAGGCGCAGAAGGACTTTTTGAAACCCAAAAATACGCCCCGCTGGCAATCGGAGGGTTTACCGACCGGGAAACGGAATCAGTAAAATGGGGCATTGAAATTCCATGGGCATTAAGTTTTCTGGCCGGAAATTCATTCGATACCGAAGTGAAGGGCTTAAATGATTTTCCCGAGGAACACTGGCCCCCATTGTTCATCCACACATTATTTAATGCGATGGTCGGGGTTGGGATGCTGCTTATCACACTCTCTCTAATCGCATTTGTTTGGAATAAAATCTTGAAGAAAGACCGGTTTCCTAAATTCCTCATGTGGTTGTTTGTTGCTACAGGCCCGCTTGCCATGCTTGGGATTGAATTCGGCTGGATTTTTGCCTGTACAGGAAGGCAGCCATGGGTCATTTACCGTGTACTGACCACTGCCGATGCTGCGACAACTGCAACAAACCTCGGAATATTATTTATTCTTTTTGCTGCAGTGTACGTTTTGCTTGGCGTGATGGAAATCATCGTTCTCCGGTATTACTTCAGGAAAAATACCGTATTGGACGACCTGAACAGAGCACAGCAAAAAGAATTTCCGTTGTTCGATTCAAATACGTAA